A genomic region of Thermodesulfobacteriota bacterium contains the following coding sequences:
- a CDS encoding TetR/AcrR family transcriptional regulator yields the protein MKKKSEQVRRSDGLERQAQILAVSLDIFSEKGYHATRVDDIIKASHIAKSTFYFHFKNKKEILSRIIDIYFPLLYDAIKQLDISIKKPVTDVRAIFLAVARSLADTPEFRKLLKILLSEIIGSHDPFLDKVDTFFNDLVNLGVKYISRAQKDGTVSGKIDPFITALCVIGGLKEVLYRWLVKNDVRDVEKAFSSIVDLYFKGMVTGQ from the coding sequence ATGAAAAAAAAGTCAGAGCAGGTGCGAAGGAGCGATGGGCTTGAAAGGCAGGCCCAGATCCTGGCGGTATCCCTGGATATTTTTTCCGAAAAGGGTTATCACGCCACACGCGTGGATGACATCATAAAAGCAAGCCATATCGCCAAGAGCACCTTTTATTTCCATTTTAAAAACAAGAAGGAAATTCTGTCCAGGATCATCGATATTTATTTTCCGCTCCTTTATGATGCGATTAAACAACTCGACATATCCATAAAAAAGCCCGTTACCGACGTCAGGGCAATCTTCCTGGCTGTGGCCCGTTCCCTGGCCGACACGCCTGAATTCCGCAAATTATTAAAAATTTTGCTTTCAGAAATCATCGGATCTCATGATCCTTTTCTGGACAAGGTGGATACCTTTTTCAATGACCTGGTCAATCTTGGCGTGAAATATATTTCCCGGGCTCAGAAAGACGGCACGGTATCCGGAAAGATCGATCCTTTTATTACCGCTCTTTGTGTCATCGGCGGCTTAAAAGAGGTCCTCTACCGCTGGCTGGTCAAAAACGATGTCCGTGATGTTGAAAAAGCCTTTTCCTCGATTGTTGATCTTTATTTTAAAGGTATGGTCACAGGTCAATAA
- a CDS encoding methyltransferase domain-containing protein has protein sequence MIKPYVHGYDPRESIRLQDQATTLVALLHSDTAYPAGSRVLEAGCGVGAQTVTLAKNSPGASIVSVDISENSVAQAEQKVRAAGLTNVRFQQADIFHLPFAPQSFDHVFVCFVLEHMKEPVAALRKLKACLRPGGTMTVIEGDHGSAYFYPDSEAARAAILCQVELQARAGGNALIGRSLYPLLVSAGYGDVRVSPRMVYVDAGKPELVDGFTKKTFTAMIEGVRQAAIEKGIIDPATFDKGIEDLYRTTRPDGTFCYTFFKAMGKA, from the coding sequence ATGATAAAACCATACGTTCACGGGTATGATCCGCGGGAGAGCATTCGCTTGCAGGATCAGGCGACAACCCTGGTTGCCTTGCTGCATTCCGATACGGCCTATCCGGCGGGAAGCCGCGTGTTGGAAGCCGGTTGCGGAGTGGGCGCGCAAACGGTGACCCTGGCCAAAAACAGCCCCGGCGCTTCGATTGTATCCGTTGACATCTCGGAAAATTCGGTCGCGCAGGCTGAACAGAAGGTGAGGGCGGCGGGGTTGACCAATGTCCGGTTCCAGCAGGCCGACATTTTCCATTTGCCCTTTGCCCCGCAATCGTTTGACCATGTCTTTGTCTGTTTTGTTCTGGAGCATATGAAAGAGCCGGTCGCGGCCTTGCGGAAACTGAAAGCCTGTTTGCGGCCGGGCGGAACCATGACGGTCATTGAAGGCGACCATGGTTCCGCCTATTTTTACCCCGATAGCGAGGCGGCGCGTGCCGCGATTTTATGCCAGGTCGAATTGCAGGCTCGCGCGGGCGGGAACGCGCTGATCGGAAGGTCGCTTTATCCGTTACTGGTTTCCGCGGGCTATGGCGACGTCCGGGTATCGCCCCGGATGGTGTATGTCGATGCCGGCAAGCCGGAACTGGTCGATGGATTCACGAAAAAGACATTCACGGCGATGATCGAGGGGGTCCGTCAAGCGGCGATCGAAAAGGGCATCATCGATCCCGCTACGTTCGATAAAGGCATTGAGGACCTGTATCGAACGACCCGGCCGGACGGCACCTTTTGCTACACCTTCTTCAAAGCCATGGGCAAAGCATGA
- a CDS encoding PKD domain-containing protein has protein sequence MNSIYHHLKITAAEINRAFCLSLIICFLLGWGGFAPVSMVRAEQAEPPGSSSGDSNISIDQAVSDEAQLNTLSFDGLAFLTGDMCSSTFYPPGKVSDFFGFQYLRDVTPNGFGHNTEFAGRVSDSVLSILTNAQVQALVTLANNQAEQVDAYAYKRFVLIKAFQRLLNGDVPAGASGLDKDAVMSFAADLYAIDGQISYDRARTYGGIISALTDSQKAQLADLRDAFTTLFQNAGEGGTIANSDWPAATPVDLSGLQGTNRGVLVSTYADDIFSWYFGSVDGDTYFCPERHGTYFGSFYMKDIPPMTAAEGVTIDTNLTADMGTAFLNALNASQKAMITDLVTTQKTDLNNIVSTREAISEKFRQFMTGASVSQDEVLALARSYGSCDGELSYHYATSFTDVHNTLTTDQADTLMGLRLEYYQRFPEYQADSHAYDCQGAWLYSDKIAMPEIQNTDFLFNGSGSTGSQAFKLTSSVGTDGGTLPVDYTYDGSGVSPDLSWTNVPLGTKEFALLMSTLPGDGSILYNWVLYGIPAGVTNLAKNTSGVGLSGISSHEAAGYAPPQSQGPGEKLYTFTLYALSGSPDLPGDPAEITGDVLAGAIASLTLGSASLNLNYSRTAPVADFSSAADGLTVTFQNASGLSAASWEWAFGDGVTSTEQNPRHTYSVPGDYTVALTVENSFGANTTAKDISVDTEGTDTTPSKFGGGGGGGCFIDTAVSRL, from the coding sequence ATGAACAGCATCTATCATCACCTGAAGATAACCGCCGCAGAAATCAATCGCGCCTTCTGCTTATCATTAATCATTTGTTTCCTTCTGGGATGGGGCGGGTTTGCACCCGTTTCCATGGTCCGAGCGGAACAGGCTGAACCACCCGGGAGTTCTTCGGGAGACAGCAATATATCAATCGATCAGGCTGTTTCCGATGAAGCGCAATTGAACACCCTGTCTTTTGACGGCCTGGCCTTTTTGACCGGAGATATGTGCTCCAGCACCTTTTACCCGCCGGGAAAAGTGTCTGACTTTTTCGGATTCCAATATCTGCGGGATGTCACTCCCAACGGATTCGGGCATAACACGGAATTCGCCGGCCGGGTGTCCGACAGCGTTCTGTCGATTCTGACCAATGCCCAGGTCCAGGCGCTGGTCACCCTCGCCAACAACCAGGCCGAGCAGGTGGATGCCTATGCTTACAAACGATTTGTCCTGATCAAAGCTTTTCAGCGCCTTTTGAACGGAGATGTCCCTGCCGGCGCCAGCGGCCTGGATAAAGATGCGGTCATGTCGTTTGCCGCGGATTTATATGCCATTGACGGCCAGATCAGCTATGACCGGGCCAGGACCTATGGCGGCATCATTTCCGCCCTGACCGATTCCCAGAAGGCGCAGCTTGCGGATTTGAGGGATGCCTTCACGACATTATTCCAGAACGCCGGGGAAGGCGGCACCATTGCCAATAGTGACTGGCCGGCGGCTACCCCGGTGGATCTTTCCGGATTACAGGGAACCAACCGGGGAGTGCTCGTTTCCACTTATGCGGACGACATCTTTTCCTGGTATTTCGGGTCGGTCGACGGCGATACCTATTTCTGTCCGGAGCGGCATGGCACGTATTTCGGCTCATTTTACATGAAAGACATTCCGCCCATGACAGCCGCGGAAGGGGTGACCATCGACACCAACCTGACCGCGGATATGGGCACGGCCTTTCTGAATGCGTTGAACGCCAGCCAGAAAGCCATGATCACGGATCTGGTCACCACCCAGAAAACCGATCTGAACAATATCGTTTCCACGCGGGAAGCGATATCTGAAAAGTTCAGGCAGTTCATGACCGGCGCATCGGTCAGCCAGGATGAAGTCCTGGCCCTGGCCAGATCCTATGGTTCCTGTGATGGTGAGCTCTCTTATCATTATGCGACCAGTTTTACCGATGTTCATAATACGTTAACCACCGATCAGGCCGATACGCTCATGGGGCTTCGTCTGGAGTATTATCAGCGGTTCCCGGAATATCAGGCCGATTCCCATGCATACGACTGCCAGGGGGCATGGCTCTATTCCGATAAAATCGCCATGCCTGAAATCCAGAACACGGACTTTCTGTTCAACGGAAGCGGCTCCACCGGCAGTCAGGCCTTTAAACTCACCAGCAGCGTCGGAACCGACGGCGGTACGCTTCCCGTTGACTATACTTATGACGGCAGCGGCGTCTCTCCGGACCTGTCCTGGACGAACGTGCCGTTAGGCACAAAGGAGTTCGCGCTGCTCATGAGTACGTTGCCGGGTGACGGTTCTATCCTCTACAATTGGGTGCTCTACGGCATTCCGGCCGGAGTGACGAATCTGGCTAAGAACACTTCCGGGGTCGGCCTGTCCGGAATAAGCAGTCATGAGGCAGCGGGCTATGCGCCGCCGCAATCCCAGGGGCCCGGTGAAAAACTTTATACCTTCACGCTTTACGCCCTGTCCGGCTCGCCGGACCTGCCCGGTGACCCCGCTGAGATCACCGGCGATGTCCTGGCAGGGGCGATCGCTTCTCTCACGTTGGGTTCCGCATCGCTGAATCTGAACTACAGCCGGACTGCCCCCGTGGCCGACTTCTCTTCTGCCGCCGATGGCCTGACGGTCACCTTCCAGAATGCCTCCGGGCTCAGCGCCGCTTCCTGGGAATGGGCCTTCGGCGACGGCGTCACCAGCACGGAGCAGAATCCCCGGCACACCTATTCAGTCCCCGGCGATTACACCGTGGCGTTGACGGTGGAAAACAGTTTCGGCGCCAACACAACCGCCAAGGACATATCCGTGGATACGGAAGGTACGGATACGACGCCATCTAAATTCGGCGGCGGCGGAGGCGGCGGCTGTTTCATCGACACGGCTGTTTCGAGGTTATGA
- a CDS encoding SDR family oxidoreductase translates to MSVFKDKTAIVTGGASGMGEAVCRQLAARGASVIVADIQSEKAEKVAAEIRAAGGMARAAALDVSDREAVFALVENTARESGRLDYMFNNAGMLFVGEVRDMAPAQWEKIVRINTMGVLHGTLAAYNVMIRQGSGHIVNTASMAGLIYQPITVAYVMTKQAVVGLSLSLRIEAAGLGVRVSAVCPGVVKTPLYDHSPSERASIPDVMGILPVRACPAEKAADHILAGVTKNKALILFPLHARMLWLAYRLMPLALVKFMQAPVWYFRKKLRK, encoded by the coding sequence ATGAGCGTTTTTAAAGACAAGACAGCGATTGTCACCGGCGGCGCATCCGGCATGGGCGAGGCGGTCTGCCGCCAGCTGGCCGCCCGGGGGGCCAGCGTCATCGTGGCCGACATTCAGTCGGAAAAAGCTGAAAAAGTTGCCGCGGAAATCCGCGCCGCCGGCGGAATGGCCCGCGCCGCCGCTCTGGACGTGTCCGACCGGGAGGCCGTGTTCGCCCTGGTGGAGAACACGGCCAGGGAATCCGGCCGCCTGGATTACATGTTCAACAATGCCGGCATGCTGTTCGTGGGCGAGGTCAGGGACATGGCGCCGGCCCAGTGGGAGAAGATCGTCCGCATCAACACCATGGGCGTCCTGCACGGCACCCTGGCCGCCTATAACGTCATGATCCGCCAGGGATCGGGCCACATCGTCAACACCGCTTCCATGGCTGGGCTGATCTACCAGCCCATCACCGTGGCCTATGTCATGACCAAGCAGGCGGTGGTCGGCCTTTCCCTGTCCCTGCGCATCGAGGCCGCCGGCCTGGGCGTCAGGGTTTCGGCCGTGTGCCCCGGAGTGGTCAAAACCCCGCTGTACGATCACAGCCCGTCCGAACGCGCGAGCATTCCGGATGTCATGGGCATCCTCCCGGTCCGGGCCTGCCCGGCCGAAAAAGCCGCCGATCATATTCTTGCCGGCGTAACGAAAAACAAGGCCCTGATCCTGTTTCCCCTTCACGCCCGGATGCTCTGGCTGGCGTATCGCCTGATGCCGCTGGCCCTGGTCAAATTCATGCAGGCGCCGGTATGGTATTTCAGGAAAAAACTCCGAAAATAA
- a CDS encoding ribbon-helix-helix domain-containing protein: MAASKIAITIDDRTLKRLDLLVKSKFFPNRSNAIQQAVTEKLNRIDKSRLAQECAKLDPEFEQSLAEEGFSMELEEWPEY; encoded by the coding sequence ATGGCAGCTTCAAAGATCGCAATCACAATTGACGACCGAACACTTAAGCGGCTCGATCTGCTCGTTAAATCGAAGTTTTTCCCAAACCGTAGCAATGCTATCCAGCAAGCTGTTACAGAAAAACTGAATCGCATCGACAAAAGCCGTCTGGCCCAGGAGTGCGCCAAACTTGATCCGGAATTTGAACAATCCTTAGCTGAAGAGGGCTTCTCAATGGAGCTGGAAGAATGGCCGGAATATTAA
- a CDS encoding HNH endonuclease, producing the protein MANNWNIPEWLEKEVRERDKRCVYCGVEFTPAKISAKSAASWEHIINDAKIITRENIVLCCRGCNASKGQKRLSVWLQSKYCKDRGINPDTVAPIINQAIENGE; encoded by the coding sequence ATGGCAAATAATTGGAATATTCCAGAGTGGCTTGAAAAGGAAGTGCGGGAAAGGGATAAAAGGTGTGTTTACTGCGGCGTTGAATTTACCCCAGCAAAGATATCTGCGAAATCTGCTGCAAGTTGGGAGCATATAATCAACGATGCGAAAATTATCACAAGAGAGAACATTGTTCTTTGCTGTCGAGGTTGTAATGCAAGTAAAGGGCAGAAACGACTGTCAGTCTGGTTGCAGTCTAAATATTGCAAAGACCGAGGCATAAATCCTGACACAGTCGCTCCAATTATTAACCAGGCAATTGAAAATGGTGAATAA
- a CDS encoding glycosyl hydrolase family 17 protein yields the protein MEKRSQLPGAIFFSTGESPQKRPGGGSCFDLLTSCGLTVGMVLGGGWFMSKKWFIAMMIIPALLAMMGCGDSGGGGNGDDERNEAPVISSIPDQDLLIGEALSIDLRLYITDDQSGLEDLSVTVDSQTNTDAVAVFVEDDFLRSGPGATNGTSLISFSVSDPDGLSQTSSFLVSVAPAPVACNIHGVNFSPYMDGQSPNFGTVLEAPQIRNRLEIIAPYTNWVKTFGFDGGLELIPDIAHEYGIGIAAGAWLSRDLGSNEIQLSNLMAAAKTGSIDIAIIGSEVLQRGDLTAEQLIAYIDRFKDEVPDVPVTTSDTWPALLNHPEVMAACDVVFANFYPYWEGVNIDSAVATLYDDYLAVEAAAGEKQVIVGETGWPSAGNQIGQAVPSAANAAAFFLDFVSLMREKGLDYFYFEAFDETWKITAANPQEGYWGIWDKDGVLKEGMQPVFDCETTAGR from the coding sequence TTGGAAAAACGCTCACAATTGCCAGGGGCGATCTTCTTTTCGACAGGGGAATCACCACAGAAACGGCCTGGCGGAGGGTCTTGCTTCGATCTCCTTACTTCATGTGGGTTAACCGTCGGTATGGTCCTCGGAGGCGGATGGTTCATGAGTAAAAAATGGTTTATTGCGATGATGATCATCCCGGCACTTTTGGCGATGATGGGTTGCGGTGACAGTGGCGGCGGCGGGAATGGAGACGACGAGAGGAATGAAGCGCCAGTCATTTCTTCCATCCCCGACCAGGATCTTCTCATCGGCGAAGCCCTGTCAATCGACTTACGCCTGTATATTACCGATGATCAAAGCGGGCTGGAAGATCTTTCCGTAACAGTGGACAGCCAGACCAACACCGACGCCGTCGCTGTTTTCGTGGAAGACGATTTTTTGAGAAGCGGCCCTGGCGCGACCAACGGGACTTCACTTATCTCTTTTTCGGTCAGCGACCCGGACGGCTTGAGCCAAACGTCATCATTCCTGGTTTCTGTCGCGCCCGCGCCTGTCGCCTGCAACATCCACGGGGTGAATTTCAGCCCTTATATGGACGGACAAAGCCCCAATTTCGGCACGGTCCTGGAGGCGCCGCAAATCAGAAACCGGCTTGAGATCATCGCTCCTTATACCAATTGGGTCAAGACGTTCGGTTTCGATGGCGGCCTGGAGCTGATTCCGGATATCGCTCATGAATACGGCATCGGCATTGCGGCCGGCGCCTGGCTCAGCCGGGACCTGGGCAGCAATGAAATACAACTGTCCAACCTGATGGCCGCCGCCAAAACAGGCAGCATCGATATCGCCATTATCGGCAGCGAAGTGTTGCAGCGGGGCGATCTGACGGCGGAGCAGCTGATTGCCTATATTGACCGGTTCAAAGATGAGGTGCCGGATGTCCCGGTAACCACCAGCGACACATGGCCGGCACTGCTGAACCATCCTGAAGTAATGGCGGCGTGCGATGTTGTTTTCGCCAACTTCTACCCTTATTGGGAAGGCGTGAATATTGATTCGGCTGTCGCCACACTTTATGATGACTATCTGGCGGTTGAAGCGGCCGCCGGAGAAAAACAGGTTATTGTGGGTGAAACCGGCTGGCCGAGCGCCGGCAATCAGATCGGGCAAGCGGTCCCATCAGCCGCCAATGCCGCCGCCTTCTTCCTGGACTTCGTATCCCTGATGAGAGAGAAGGGGCTGGATTATTTTTACTTTGAAGCATTTGATGAAACGTGGAAAATAACCGCGGCAAATCCTCAGGAGGGGTATTGGGGAATATGGGATAAAGATGGTGTTCTCAAAGAGGGGATGCAGCCTGTTTTTGATTGCGAAACCACAGCAGGCAGATAG
- a CDS encoding ATP-binding protein, translating into MKYTYKLFASFLATSLMIVILMVTVLQYYASRNFSAYVGWVEMEQLGDIMPRLEQEYRDHNGWEHLRDNPETWSEILRQSPGKESPVGQPPPRRERPAGCNDNPPPPPRGDNQQLPPRNGNPPPPPRDSTGGRDDNPPAPAQDHLSPPPHDIRPRLTLFDRDKKMVVGQGSADKDHVLMEIPVDGQVAGWLGLKIPERLSDPLQMDFLYRQTRAIYLIGGVILVLSSLLTFLLARGLMQPIRRLTEGARALASRRFDTRIKAGSGDEMGQLASDFNHMADTLERYDRLRRQWLSDISHELRTPLSVLLAEIDAVLDGVRDMSRQTLESIHAEVLLLAKLVEDLHALSLLESDALTLARGRVDVLKVARDVLQAFELRCSQAGITVESRLTAKTDMVITGDAARLAQVFGNLLENTLKYTDSPGRLRVSHVVKDGQVHLLFEDSPPAVSPGELPYIFERLYRTDRSRSTGGSGLGLAICKTIIEAGGGSIRSGASALGGLKIEIALPLTRRSMPHTEKRS; encoded by the coding sequence GTGAAATACACCTACAAGCTTTTTGCTTCGTTTCTGGCCACCAGCCTGATGATCGTCATCCTCATGGTGACGGTCCTGCAGTACTATGCCTCACGGAATTTCTCCGCCTATGTCGGCTGGGTGGAAATGGAGCAGCTCGGCGATATCATGCCCCGGCTGGAGCAGGAATACCGCGATCACAACGGCTGGGAGCATTTGCGGGACAACCCCGAGACATGGTCCGAAATCCTGCGGCAAAGCCCGGGGAAGGAAAGCCCTGTCGGCCAGCCGCCCCCCCGGCGGGAGCGCCCCGCCGGCTGTAACGACAACCCGCCGCCACCGCCACGGGGCGACAACCAGCAACTCCCGCCACGAAACGGCAACCCGCCGCCCCCGCCACGGGACAGCACCGGCGGCCGGGACGATAACCCGCCCGCCCCCGCTCAAGACCACCTGAGTCCGCCTCCCCATGACATCCGCCCGCGGCTGACGCTTTTCGACCGCGATAAAAAAATGGTCGTCGGCCAGGGCTCGGCCGACAAGGACCATGTCCTCATGGAGATCCCCGTCGACGGACAGGTGGCCGGATGGCTGGGGCTCAAAATCCCGGAGCGCCTCTCCGACCCGCTGCAGATGGACTTCCTGTATCGCCAGACCCGGGCCATCTACCTCATCGGCGGCGTCATTCTGGTCCTGTCCTCCCTGCTGACCTTCCTCCTGGCCCGCGGCCTGATGCAGCCGATCCGGCGGCTGACGGAAGGAGCGCGCGCCCTCGCCTCCCGGCGCTTTGACACCCGCATCAAAGCTGGCTCCGGCGACGAAATGGGGCAGCTCGCCTCCGATTTCAACCACATGGCCGACACCCTGGAACGTTATGATCGCCTGCGGCGACAGTGGCTGTCGGATATTTCTCACGAGCTGCGGACGCCGCTGTCGGTGCTGCTGGCCGAAATCGACGCCGTGCTGGACGGGGTTCGCGATATGAGCCGGCAGACGCTGGAGTCCATCCATGCCGAAGTGCTGCTGCTGGCGAAACTGGTGGAAGACCTGCACGCGCTCTCCCTGCTGGAGAGCGACGCCCTGACCCTGGCCAGGGGCAGGGTGGACGTACTCAAGGTGGCGAGGGATGTACTCCAGGCCTTTGAACTCAGATGCTCGCAGGCCGGCATCACCGTGGAGAGCCGGCTGACCGCCAAAACGGACATGGTAATCACTGGCGACGCCGCGCGCCTGGCTCAGGTATTCGGCAACCTTCTGGAAAACACCCTCAAGTACACCGACAGCCCCGGCCGGCTGCGCGTCTCTCATGTTGTGAAAGACGGTCAGGTGCACCTGCTTTTCGAAGACTCCCCGCCGGCCGTCAGCCCCGGCGAATTGCCTTATATCTTCGAGCGACTGTACCGGACAGACCGCTCCCGGTCCACCGGCGGCAGCGGCCTGGGGCTGGCCATCTGCAAAACCATCATCGAAGCCGGCGGCGGTTCCATCCGGTCCGGCGCCTCCGCCCTGGGCGGGCTGAAGATCGAAATCGCGCTGCCGCTGACGCGGCGAAGCATGCCCCATACGGAGAAACGTTCATGA
- a CDS encoding MBL fold metallo-hydrolase, which translates to MDLISQAIRRHISRRRFLKGGGSLLALPFLSGISGTMLAGCSSSSSASNRTDTDKYNTQLVVLGSSGGVGYWPGSNRASSSSALVVNDTIYLVDLGQGSMARLNEAFNTQSVLNADDSYMDNPSSTFLNKIKALFFTHIHPDHIADYANLLLIGAGSQLGSPALGWGEKPLKVIGPCDRGQPDFNKNPFIQEDALADWIFQTDSADPDRITSTPGTIQMTDLIFQGVAQAVNDLMLDDGYPNYRSLIDVSEIGNPLEAQGSPTCPLTAPFQIYPAGGGQDENGVSVTATLVDHHQVYPAFAFRFDTPDGSVVFSGDTGANTTADRYLVERDPDLANGNLQMLADGADILVHEVIDTAWVNQMFGDPDPASPYYVLKEHMLNAHTPIERVGQVAAYCNVKTLVLNHIVPGMAPISHLEQAQQNFPGNLIISQDLMRIGVSTQGGVVL; encoded by the coding sequence ATGGATCTGATCAGCCAAGCCATCAGGCGTCACATTTCACGGCGGCGGTTTCTCAAAGGCGGCGGCTCTCTGCTGGCGCTGCCCTTTTTGTCGGGGATCAGCGGAACAATGCTGGCAGGGTGCTCGTCGAGCTCGTCGGCTTCCAACCGGACGGATACGGACAAGTACAACACCCAGCTGGTTGTTCTGGGATCATCCGGCGGCGTGGGATACTGGCCGGGCTCAAACCGCGCCAGTTCCTCGTCGGCCCTGGTCGTTAACGACACCATTTATCTGGTCGACCTCGGGCAGGGGTCCATGGCCCGGCTGAACGAGGCGTTCAATACCCAGAGTGTCCTGAATGCCGACGATTCATACATGGACAACCCTTCTTCCACTTTTCTCAACAAAATTAAGGCGCTTTTCTTTACCCACATCCATCCGGATCATATCGCTGATTATGCCAACCTGCTGCTGATAGGCGCCGGCAGCCAGCTTGGCAGCCCTGCCCTGGGCTGGGGAGAAAAACCGCTGAAAGTGATCGGGCCCTGTGACCGCGGACAGCCGGACTTCAACAAAAACCCTTTTATTCAGGAAGACGCCCTGGCGGACTGGATCTTCCAGACGGACAGCGCCGATCCCGACCGGATTACGTCGACGCCGGGCACCATCCAGATGACCGATCTGATCTTTCAGGGCGTTGCCCAGGCCGTCAATGACCTGATGCTGGATGACGGATACCCGAATTACCGGAGCCTGATCGATGTTTCCGAGATCGGCAATCCGCTTGAAGCCCAGGGCAGCCCCACCTGCCCGTTGACGGCACCGTTTCAGATATATCCGGCGGGCGGCGGCCAGGATGAAAACGGCGTCAGCGTGACGGCGACCCTGGTCGACCATCATCAGGTGTATCCGGCCTTCGCCTTCAGATTCGATACGCCCGATGGCTCGGTCGTCTTCTCGGGCGATACCGGGGCCAACACGACCGCGGACCGCTATCTTGTCGAAAGAGATCCGGACCTGGCCAATGGCAATTTGCAGATGCTGGCCGACGGTGCCGATATCCTGGTGCATGAGGTGATCGACACGGCCTGGGTCAACCAGATGTTTGGCGACCCGGATCCGGCCTCGCCGTATTATGTTTTGAAAGAGCACATGTTAAACGCGCACACACCCATTGAACGGGTCGGTCAGGTGGCCGCTTATTGCAACGTCAAGACGCTGGTGCTCAACCATATCGTACCGGGAATGGCGCCGATATCGCATCTGGAGCAGGCCCAGCAGAACTTTCCCGGAAACCTGATTATCAGCCAGGACCTGATGCGTATCGGTGTCAGCACCCAGGGCGGTGTTGTGCTGTAG
- a CDS encoding response regulator transcription factor — translation MSHILVVEDEAKIREVLRDYLKKEGHQVSCLERGDTVIPTVKKSPPDLILLDVMLPGMDGLEVCRGIRKFSRIPILMLTARVEEVDCVLGLELGADDYICKPFRPREVMARIKAVLRRTRPPEADESILRAGPIELNVPAHDVTIDARPVKLTPIEFNLLRLLMENPGRAFSRSELVSRTQGYDFDGYDRTIDTHIKNLRRKIAATLPGQEVIASVHGVGYKLAAGR, via the coding sequence ATGAGCCATATCCTGGTCGTGGAAGATGAAGCCAAAATCAGGGAAGTCCTGCGCGACTACCTGAAAAAAGAGGGCCACCAGGTCTCCTGCCTGGAGCGGGGGGACACGGTCATACCAACGGTAAAGAAATCACCTCCCGACCTGATCCTCCTGGACGTGATGCTGCCGGGCATGGATGGGCTGGAGGTATGCCGGGGAATAAGGAAGTTCTCACGGATCCCCATCCTCATGCTCACCGCCCGCGTGGAAGAGGTCGACTGCGTGCTGGGGCTGGAACTGGGCGCGGACGACTATATCTGCAAACCCTTCCGGCCGCGGGAAGTGATGGCCAGGATCAAGGCGGTGCTGAGACGGACCCGGCCGCCGGAAGCCGATGAAAGCATTCTCCGGGCCGGCCCCATTGAACTCAATGTCCCGGCCCATGACGTCACGATCGATGCCCGTCCGGTGAAATTGACCCCCATCGAATTCAACCTGCTCCGGCTCCTGATGGAGAACCCCGGCCGGGCCTTCTCCCGTTCGGAACTGGTCAGCAGGACCCAGGGCTATGATTTCGACGGCTACGACCGCACCATCGACACCCACATCAAGAACCTCCGCCGCAAAATCGCGGCGACCCTGCCTGGTCAGGAGGTCATCGCCTCGGTTCACGGGGTCGGGTATAAACTGGCGGCCGGCCGTTAA
- a CDS encoding type II toxin-antitoxin system PemK/MazF family toxin produces the protein MAGILRGEIYWADLNPVIGSEQGGLRPVLVLSHNVFNERSGTVIAAAITSQPQKAGYPLTLELAGPGLPKKSWVKISQIRVLSTKRIGKKISKASEEELNLIIDGLNEIIGG, from the coding sequence ATGGCCGGAATATTAAGGGGTGAAATATACTGGGCAGATTTAAACCCGGTTATTGGCAGCGAACAGGGCGGCTTACGCCCTGTTCTTGTTTTAAGCCACAATGTGTTTAATGAGAGGTCCGGCACGGTCATTGCCGCAGCGATTACCAGTCAGCCGCAGAAGGCAGGTTACCCTTTGACTCTGGAACTGGCGGGTCCGGGTCTTCCAAAGAAATCCTGGGTAAAGATCAGTCAGATTCGAGTTCTTTCAACAAAGCGGATCGGAAAGAAGATATCCAAAGCATCCGAGGAAGAGTTGAATCTGATAATAGATGGTTTAAATGAGATAATTGGCGGCTAA